Proteins encoded within one genomic window of Spirochaeta isovalerica:
- a CDS encoding GIN domain-containing protein has translation MKKNIWALLPFLLLLSGCYFYFEGISGSGRLITSTYYISGFSAVEADDSSMVNITYGNYYSVSVICDDNLLPYIDIYSDGYTLHAGLIGGYSYLNNTYTVNITMPVLRSVKADNASDVQVSGFTLTTRLDLILTGASRMNVYLTDADVLSLMTDGYSKAEIHSVYPLSRVYLNCSEASSVDLRDMLCAYGEIDIRDSSSVKINMIDPVYESFGLIGQVCRASVLYYRGPQGPGPILFTEGSSLVYY, from the coding sequence CCCTTTCTGTTACTATTGTCTGGATGTTATTTTTATTTTGAAGGAATATCCGGTTCCGGAAGGTTGATAACCAGCACCTATTATATAAGCGGGTTTTCGGCAGTTGAAGCTGATGATTCTTCAATGGTCAATATCACTTATGGAAATTATTACAGTGTTTCCGTCATTTGCGATGACAATCTGCTGCCATATATCGACATTTACAGTGATGGTTATACCCTCCATGCGGGATTGATCGGAGGATACTCCTATCTGAACAACACATATACCGTCAATATAACCATGCCGGTGTTAAGATCTGTTAAGGCGGATAATGCTTCAGATGTCCAGGTTTCAGGTTTTACTCTCACCACTCGACTTGACTTAATCCTTACCGGTGCGTCCCGTATGAATGTGTATCTGACAGATGCCGATGTTCTTTCCCTGATGACTGATGGTTATTCCAAAGCCGAAATCCATTCTGTTTATCCTTTAAGCAGGGTTTACCTGAACTGCAGTGAAGCTTCCTCTGTCGATCTGAGGGATATGCTTTGCGCATACGGGGAAATTGACATAAGAGACTCTTCGTCTGTAAAAATCAATATGATCGATCCTGTTTATGAATCCTTCGGATTGATCGGGCAGGTCTGCCGGGCATCAGTTCTCTATTATCGGGGCCCTCAGGGACCGGGACCGATTCTTTTTACAGAGGGATCTTCACTGGTTTACTACTGA
- the purE gene encoding 5-(carboxyamino)imidazole ribonucleotide mutase, producing MKAAIIFGSKSDTDKMRGAAKCFKEFGVEYEAYVLSAHRVPERLVEVLKDLEERGFEAIVAGAGLAAHLPGVIASKTTLPVIGVPLEAALDGMDALLSIVQMPKSIPVATVGINNSYNGAMVAVQILSVKYPEIKEKLVNFRKEMKENFLRDNGEVVEL from the coding sequence ATGAAAGCGGCTATTATTTTCGGTAGCAAGTCCGATACGGACAAAATGCGGGGTGCGGCAAAGTGCTTCAAAGAATTCGGTGTTGAATATGAGGCATATGTCCTCTCAGCCCATAGAGTTCCCGAAAGGCTGGTTGAAGTTCTGAAAGATCTTGAAGAAAGAGGCTTTGAGGCTATTGTGGCAGGGGCGGGGCTGGCGGCTCATTTGCCGGGGGTTATCGCGTCTAAGACGACTCTTCCTGTTATCGGAGTCCCCCTGGAAGCGGCACTCGATGGCATGGATGCGCTGCTCTCAATCGTGCAGATGCCTAAATCAATTCCGGTTGCCACGGTTGGTATAAATAATTCATATAACGGGGCTATGGTCGCCGTTCAGATTCTGTCTGTAAAATATCCAGAGATTAAAGAGAAACTTGTGAATTTCAGAAAAGAGATGAAGGAAAATTTCCTGAGAGACAACGGGGAGGTTGTAGAACTGTGA
- the purN gene encoding phosphoribosylglycinamide formyltransferase: MLRVAVLISGGGSNLQSLIDFARTEYNAGYEIVTVISDRPAEGLARAEKAGIQTHLLDRKKGMKVLAENIDNLLENTIDYIVLAGFLSILDRSFIEKWKNRIINIHPALLPDFGGKGMYGMNVHRAVLAAGAEKSGCTVHFVDNGIDTGEIISQMSLDLDKIWNAEQLQKEVLKLEHKLLPQTLHLLCTKGSGK, encoded by the coding sequence TTGCTTCGCGTAGCTGTTCTTATTTCAGGCGGCGGATCAAATCTGCAGAGTCTGATTGATTTTGCCCGGACAGAGTATAATGCGGGATATGAAATAGTTACAGTCATTTCCGATCGTCCCGCAGAAGGACTGGCAAGAGCAGAGAAAGCCGGAATTCAGACTCATCTTCTCGACCGGAAAAAAGGTATGAAGGTCCTGGCTGAAAACATTGACAATTTGCTTGAAAACACGATCGACTACATTGTTCTGGCTGGATTCCTCTCCATTCTCGATCGCTCATTTATTGAAAAATGGAAAAACAGAATCATTAATATTCATCCGGCACTTCTTCCCGATTTCGGCGGTAAGGGCATGTACGGCATGAATGTTCATAGAGCCGTACTGGCTGCGGGAGCTGAAAAGTCCGGTTGTACTGTTCATTTCGTCGACAACGGAATTGATACAGGCGAAATAATCAGTCAGATGAGCCTGGATCTTGATAAAATATGGAACGCGGAACAACTGCAGAAGGAAGTCCTCAAACTGGAGCACAAGCTTCTTCCGCAGACGCTTCATCTTCTGTGCACAAAAGGGAGTGGAAAATGA
- the purF gene encoding amidophosphoribosyltransferase yields the protein MNQRELPDKMEEECGVFGIFSPDNDQIGSLTYLGLLALQHRGQESAGISVVQGDTITGHKDMGLAAWVFKDYDPASLTGSVSVGHVRYSTSGDSCVENAQPLEAHCKLGSLVIAHNGNLINADIIRSLLEDGGVLFQTSSDSEVLMSMIARGASKGFEKAVVDAISAVKGSYALIISLDNKLIGVRDPYGIRPLCIGKSGDSWFLSSESCALDAVDAEFVRDVEPGEIVVIDENGLNSISHDKNNNLTTCVFEYIYFARPDSVIDGIDVYDLRSKCGEALYKEYPVDADVVVGVPDSGIPAALGYSQASGIPYAQGFIKNRYVGRTFISPTQEIREKAVSLKLNAVRSLVKDKKVLLIDDSIVRGTTSRRMVRKLRQAGAKEVHIGIVSPPVSDPCYFGIDTPNREDLIANKMSNAEICDSIGADSLQYLSLEGLLTALGRKDGFCLGCLNGIYPISTR from the coding sequence ATGAATCAGAGAGAACTTCCTGATAAGATGGAAGAGGAGTGTGGCGTTTTCGGGATCTTTTCGCCCGATAACGATCAGATCGGGAGCCTGACTTATCTCGGGCTTCTTGCTCTTCAGCACAGAGGACAGGAAAGCGCGGGCATCTCCGTCGTTCAGGGTGACACGATCACAGGCCATAAGGATATGGGGCTCGCCGCCTGGGTATTCAAGGATTACGATCCGGCTTCCCTGACCGGATCTGTATCGGTCGGACATGTTCGCTATTCCACTTCCGGAGACAGCTGTGTAGAAAATGCTCAGCCTCTTGAAGCCCACTGCAAGCTGGGATCTCTGGTCATCGCGCACAATGGGAATCTGATCAATGCAGACATTATCCGCTCTCTTCTGGAAGACGGTGGAGTTCTCTTTCAGACAAGCAGTGATTCGGAAGTTCTCATGAGCATGATAGCCCGCGGGGCCTCCAAAGGTTTTGAAAAAGCCGTTGTGGATGCCATCAGCGCGGTTAAAGGATCTTATGCGCTTATCATTTCACTGGATAATAAGCTTATCGGAGTCCGGGATCCCTACGGGATCAGGCCATTATGCATAGGAAAATCGGGAGACAGCTGGTTTCTCTCTTCCGAATCCTGTGCTCTCGATGCTGTTGATGCGGAATTCGTTCGCGATGTAGAACCCGGTGAGATTGTCGTTATAGATGAGAACGGTCTCAATTCCATATCCCATGACAAAAATAACAATCTGACCACCTGTGTCTTCGAATACATTTATTTCGCCCGGCCCGATTCCGTGATCGACGGAATCGATGTGTACGATTTGCGGTCAAAATGCGGAGAAGCGCTCTATAAAGAATACCCCGTAGATGCCGACGTTGTCGTCGGCGTTCCCGATTCCGGCATCCCGGCGGCTCTGGGGTATTCTCAGGCTTCGGGAATTCCCTATGCGCAGGGATTTATCAAAAACCGTTATGTGGGACGGACTTTCATTTCTCCTACACAGGAGATCAGGGAAAAAGCCGTATCTCTGAAGCTCAATGCGGTGAGAAGCCTCGTGAAGGATAAAAAAGTCCTTCTCATCGACGATTCGATAGTGAGAGGAACGACGAGCCGCAGAATGGTAAGGAAACTGCGGCAGGCAGGAGCTAAAGAGGTGCATATCGGCATTGTTTCTCCGCCTGTGTCCGATCCCTGTTATTTCGGGATCGATACGCCCAACCGCGAAGACCTGATAGCCAATAAAATGAGTAATGCGGAAATCTGCGATTCTATCGGAGCGGACAGCCTTCAATATCTCAGTCTCGAAGGATTGCTGACGGCTCTCGGCCGGAAAGACGGTTTCTGCCTGGGATGTTTGAACGGGATTTATCCCATTTCCACAAGATAA
- a CDS encoding phosphoribosylformylglycinamidine synthase, which yields MDRRRIYVRKKEGFNLEAGELKKDLRDSLRINALENVIIYNIYEISGLDEGQFNEGLAGVFYEEPVDEIFFESPSLDAPCFAVEYLPGQFDNRADSAEQCLHLKFGDWNGSVKTGKLLVFRGIGQSDLEKIKSYYINDLEMREKDLSIIQGLEEADSPDSIPSIEGLIDAADDEIPEWHASLNLAMTAADLKFCRDYFRDEEKRNPTETELRVLDSYWSDHCRHTTFETEIENIEYGTGEFKTLLENTFQEYLNSRKKTGRENKPVSLMDLATISMREMFSSGELDDLDKSEEINACSLKVPVKTENGEEDWLVMFKNETHNHPTEIEPFGGASTCIGGAIRDPLSGRSYVYQAMRVTGSADPTVHIDETMEGKLPQKKITTGAAHGYSSYGNQIGLATSYVREIYDEGYKAKRMEVGAVVGAAPAVNVIRETPVKGDVVILLGGKTGRDGIGGATGSSKEHTTESLDTCSAEVQKGNAPEERKIQRLFRKKKVTSLIRRCNDFGAGGVSVAIGELSRGLQINLDKVPVKYSGLNGTELAISESQERMAVVVHQKDARQFIAYADEENLQAVEVAVITDNDRLVMTWKGETIVNLSRRFLDTNGVRNKVDLTVAPVAEEKPFAVQVTGSTLVEKFSNNLKTLNNCSQNGLSGMFDSTIGSGTVLLPYGGKFQNTENECSIHKIPVGVEGSSTCSAMSYGYNPVISRWSPFHGGAWAIVESLTKLAASGADPLKARLSLQEYFRKPGTDKEAWGEPFSALLGAYYVQNKLRIPAIGGKDSMSGTFHDLTVPPTLISFALSTMESQMVISSDFKRSGNQVYLLELPVRKDGMPDLDKLKNNFELFRKLAGKGIVFSAASIRQGGLAEAVARMSFGNKTGFTFSDTAIEKNMFDLSYGSILFETSHILDFKEAKLIGKTVRGSKITFTDGTSIDVDALIDEWRKPLDKVFPHFHSEESKETTLDKRDSSLVANRRRSVTKSAEPKVVIPVFPGTNCEFDSSNAFIRAGAQTVTPVFRNADSKAIGESLEELKAQIDGSQILFLAGGFSAADEPDGSGKFITSILQNPMISDAVMSLLDRDGLILGICNGFQALVKSGLLPFGQIGVQSAESATLYRNQINRHVSKVVTTRTASVNSPWLAGIQTGDLHSIPVSHGEGRFMADSDVIGRLFQNGQVAFQYSDFEGNPTMDPRFNPNGSVEAIEGIISPDGRILGKMGHSERTGRDVLKNISGNRDQKIFESGVKYFS from the coding sequence ATGGATCGAAGACGGATTTACGTCAGAAAGAAAGAGGGTTTCAATCTTGAAGCCGGAGAGCTTAAAAAGGATCTGAGGGATTCCCTCCGTATAAACGCCCTGGAAAACGTAATCATTTACAATATCTACGAGATATCCGGGCTCGATGAAGGCCAGTTCAACGAAGGACTGGCCGGTGTTTTTTATGAAGAACCGGTTGATGAGATTTTCTTTGAATCCCCATCTCTCGATGCCCCCTGTTTCGCAGTGGAATACCTTCCGGGACAGTTTGATAACCGGGCCGATTCTGCTGAACAGTGTCTTCATCTTAAATTCGGAGATTGGAATGGTTCCGTGAAAACCGGGAAACTTCTTGTGTTCCGTGGTATCGGACAATCAGATCTTGAAAAGATTAAATCATACTACATCAATGATCTGGAAATGAGGGAGAAGGACCTATCGATTATACAGGGGCTCGAAGAAGCTGACAGCCCCGATTCCATACCCTCAATAGAGGGTTTGATCGACGCAGCAGACGATGAGATACCGGAATGGCATGCTTCTCTCAATCTGGCAATGACCGCTGCCGATTTGAAATTCTGCCGCGATTATTTCAGGGATGAGGAAAAGCGCAATCCTACGGAAACAGAATTGCGGGTGCTTGACAGCTACTGGTCGGATCATTGCCGCCATACGACTTTTGAAACAGAAATAGAGAATATTGAATACGGTACCGGAGAATTTAAAACGCTTCTGGAAAATACCTTTCAGGAATATTTGAACAGCAGGAAAAAGACCGGCCGTGAGAATAAGCCCGTATCCCTTATGGATCTGGCGACAATTTCCATGCGAGAAATGTTCAGTTCGGGAGAGCTGGATGACCTGGACAAGTCTGAAGAAATCAACGCCTGCAGTCTTAAAGTTCCTGTAAAAACAGAAAATGGTGAAGAGGACTGGCTGGTTATGTTCAAGAATGAAACCCATAACCATCCTACTGAGATAGAGCCTTTCGGCGGGGCTTCAACCTGTATCGGCGGAGCTATCCGGGACCCCCTATCCGGCCGTTCCTATGTCTACCAGGCTATGAGAGTTACAGGCAGTGCGGACCCCACTGTTCATATCGATGAAACTATGGAAGGAAAACTTCCCCAGAAAAAAATAACAACCGGAGCCGCCCACGGCTACAGCTCATACGGAAACCAGATAGGACTCGCCACATCCTACGTCCGTGAGATTTACGATGAAGGTTACAAAGCCAAGAGAATGGAAGTCGGAGCCGTTGTGGGGGCGGCACCGGCGGTCAATGTAATTCGTGAAACTCCTGTCAAGGGCGATGTCGTCATACTTCTCGGAGGAAAAACGGGACGGGACGGGATTGGCGGAGCCACAGGGTCTTCCAAAGAGCATACCACGGAGTCTCTCGATACGTGTTCGGCTGAAGTCCAGAAAGGCAATGCCCCGGAGGAAAGAAAAATACAGAGACTCTTCCGAAAGAAAAAAGTGACATCTCTTATCCGTCGCTGTAATGACTTCGGCGCCGGAGGTGTTTCTGTTGCCATCGGTGAGCTGAGTCGGGGACTTCAGATCAATCTCGATAAAGTTCCTGTCAAATATTCGGGACTGAACGGCACAGAGCTGGCCATTTCTGAATCCCAGGAGAGAATGGCTGTCGTCGTGCACCAGAAAGACGCCCGACAGTTTATCGCCTACGCTGACGAGGAAAATCTTCAGGCTGTCGAAGTCGCTGTAATTACAGATAATGACAGGCTTGTTATGACCTGGAAAGGGGAGACGATTGTCAATCTCAGCAGAAGATTCCTCGATACCAACGGTGTGAGAAATAAGGTTGATCTGACGGTTGCGCCTGTGGCGGAAGAGAAGCCCTTTGCCGTTCAAGTTACGGGTTCAACTTTAGTCGAGAAGTTCTCAAACAACCTTAAAACATTAAATAACTGTTCCCAGAACGGACTGTCCGGCATGTTTGACTCGACAATCGGCAGCGGTACCGTTCTTCTCCCTTATGGTGGCAAATTTCAGAATACGGAAAATGAGTGTTCTATTCATAAAATCCCCGTGGGAGTTGAAGGCAGCTCTACCTGCAGCGCCATGTCATACGGATATAATCCGGTTATTTCCAGATGGAGCCCTTTCCACGGAGGTGCCTGGGCAATTGTAGAATCTCTGACAAAACTGGCGGCTTCCGGAGCTGATCCACTTAAAGCCCGATTATCTCTTCAGGAGTACTTCAGAAAACCCGGCACTGATAAGGAAGCATGGGGGGAGCCTTTTTCCGCTCTTCTCGGCGCCTATTATGTTCAGAACAAATTGCGAATTCCTGCTATCGGAGGAAAAGACAGCATGTCGGGTACTTTTCACGATTTAACCGTACCGCCAACGCTGATTTCCTTCGCATTGTCCACAATGGAATCACAGATGGTGATTTCGTCGGATTTCAAACGGAGCGGAAACCAAGTCTACCTCCTTGAACTTCCGGTCCGGAAAGACGGTATGCCTGATCTGGATAAGCTTAAAAACAATTTTGAGCTCTTTCGTAAACTGGCGGGTAAGGGAATCGTTTTCTCAGCTGCCAGCATTAGACAGGGAGGTCTCGCAGAAGCTGTTGCCCGAATGAGTTTCGGCAATAAGACCGGTTTTACTTTCTCTGATACGGCGATTGAAAAAAATATGTTCGATCTCTCCTATGGCTCCATTCTTTTTGAGACATCGCATATCCTCGATTTCAAGGAAGCAAAACTCATTGGAAAGACTGTCCGTGGCTCAAAAATCACTTTTACAGATGGAACATCTATAGATGTCGATGCGTTGATTGATGAGTGGCGAAAACCTCTCGATAAGGTTTTTCCTCATTTCCATAGTGAAGAATCGAAAGAAACTACGCTGGATAAGCGGGATTCATCCTTAGTGGCAAATAGAAGAAGATCTGTTACGAAAAGTGCTGAACCAAAAGTCGTCATTCCTGTTTTCCCCGGTACAAACTGTGAGTTTGACAGCTCTAATGCCTTTATCAGGGCGGGAGCTCAGACCGTCACTCCCGTTTTCAGAAATGCCGATTCCAAAGCCATCGGAGAATCGCTTGAAGAGCTGAAGGCTCAGATTGATGGTTCGCAGATCCTCTTTCTTGCAGGAGGATTTTCCGCTGCCGATGAGCCGGACGGATCGGGAAAATTCATAACTTCAATTCTGCAGAATCCCATGATCAGTGATGCCGTCATGTCACTTCTCGATAGAGACGGACTGATTCTGGGAATCTGTAACGGGTTTCAGGCTTTAGTCAAAAGCGGACTTCTTCCTTTTGGACAAATCGGAGTTCAATCAGCGGAATCAGCAACCCTCTATAGAAATCAGATAAACAGGCACGTTTCCAAAGTCGTCACAACCAGAACGGCATCGGTCAATTCTCCCTGGCTTGCGGGAATTCAAACGGGAGATCTTCACAGTATTCCGGTATCACACGGTGAAGGCCGTTTTATGGCTGATTCCGATGTTATCGGAAGATTGTTCCAGAACGGTCAGGTAGCATTTCAGTATTCCGATTTCGAAGGAAATCCCACAATGGATCCCCGTTTCAATCCCAACGGTTCTGTTGAGGCGATTGAGGGAATCATTTCACCCGATGGGAGGATCCTTGGGAAAATGGGCCATTCAGAAAGAACCGGCAGAGATGTTCTAAAAAATATAAGCGGCAACAGAGATCAGAAAATCTTTGAGAGCGGCGTGAAATATTTCAGTTAA
- a CDS encoding bifunctional metallophosphatase/5'-nucleotidase, producing MNIKKFFTVFIIAAVMMAVGCASGPIAPKDEEQHLVILNTNDHHGHPVAFYDYPADGMGGLPARATFVDEVRASNPNVLVVDAGDFNTGRPESNFFKAEADIIGYNMIGYDLLTMGNHEFDNDFATMQEQIAKSEFPWLCANVVNEDGSYIENVQPYIIKEYPTFKVAVLGLMTKETEQTGNPANVGGYKFLDGVEVAKELVPKLQKKADIVIAVVHMGIYDETEGSMRLAKEVPGIAMIVDGHTHTKTEEPVWVKNDVTGKDVAVVSSKHWGLFVGKTDLSFMNGEVTGLDFVLQPINSETYEGRADIQAAMDSYVNKVDAVLSEVIGTATDVFPNDNTRKMETALGDIVTDSQKWFIENQGMECDFAFQNGGGIRATLADGEIQKQTVYEVLPFDNSIALIELKGSDVIALFDKAATNIGAGAMAQVSKEVKFVIDSASQTVAELKINGAPVDPGKVYKVALNSYLAAGGDGYGMLKNAVSYYDTSLMQRDAFIDYVIHLGGTISPMTDGRITIK from the coding sequence TTGAATATCAAAAAGTTTTTTACGGTTTTTATCATTGCAGCTGTAATGATGGCTGTCGGTTGTGCTTCCGGTCCAATAGCACCGAAAGATGAAGAACAGCATCTGGTCATTCTCAACACAAATGACCATCACGGACATCCCGTGGCATTTTATGACTATCCTGCAGACGGTATGGGCGGCCTTCCCGCCAGAGCCACTTTTGTAGACGAAGTCAGAGCATCAAATCCCAATGTTCTCGTTGTCGATGCAGGGGACTTCAATACGGGTAGACCCGAGTCAAATTTCTTCAAGGCTGAAGCGGACATAATCGGTTACAATATGATCGGATATGATCTGTTGACTATGGGAAACCATGAATTTGATAACGATTTTGCCACCATGCAGGAACAGATTGCCAAATCTGAATTCCCCTGGCTCTGTGCGAACGTTGTCAACGAAGACGGTAGTTACATCGAAAATGTTCAGCCCTACATCATCAAAGAATATCCCACTTTCAAAGTGGCTGTTCTCGGTCTTATGACCAAGGAAACTGAACAGACCGGTAACCCGGCTAACGTCGGAGGATACAAATTCCTCGATGGTGTTGAAGTGGCAAAAGAACTGGTTCCCAAACTTCAGAAGAAAGCTGACATTGTTATCGCTGTCGTTCACATGGGAATTTACGACGAAACAGAAGGTTCCATGCGTCTCGCGAAAGAAGTACCGGGAATCGCTATGATCGTCGATGGTCACACTCACACAAAAACAGAAGAGCCTGTATGGGTGAAAAATGACGTAACAGGGAAAGATGTTGCAGTCGTTTCTTCTAAGCACTGGGGTCTCTTTGTTGGTAAAACTGATCTTTCATTTATGAACGGTGAAGTGACTGGTCTCGATTTCGTTCTCCAGCCCATCAACTCTGAAACTTATGAAGGTAGAGCCGATATTCAGGCCGCTATGGATAGCTATGTCAATAAAGTAGACGCCGTTCTCAGCGAAGTTATCGGAACAGCGACTGATGTATTCCCCAATGATAATACCAGAAAGATGGAAACAGCTCTCGGTGATATCGTTACAGATTCCCAGAAATGGTTTATCGAAAACCAGGGTATGGAATGTGATTTCGCTTTCCAGAACGGCGGTGGAATCAGAGCTACGCTGGCAGACGGCGAAATCCAGAAACAGACTGTTTACGAAGTTCTGCCTTTTGATAATTCCATCGCTCTCATCGAGCTGAAAGGATCAGATGTAATCGCCCTTTTTGATAAAGCGGCAACAAACATCGGAGCCGGAGCTATGGCTCAGGTTTCTAAAGAAGTGAAATTCGTTATCGATTCCGCTTCCCAGACTGTAGCGGAACTGAAAATCAATGGAGCACCTGTTGATCCCGGCAAAGTATACAAAGTCGCTCTCAACTCCTACCTCGCGGCAGGCGGAGACGGATACGGCATGCTTAAAAATGCGGTTTCCTACTACGACACTTCTCTGATGCAGAGAGATGCTTTTATCGATTATGTTATTCATCTTGGAGGAACAATTTCTCCCATGACTGATGGACGTATCACAATCAAATAA
- the purC gene encoding phosphoribosylaminoimidazolesuccinocarboxamide synthase yields the protein MYEGKAKQVFQTENENEVLIRYKDDATAFNGEKKGQIIGKGEINNSITSILFTLLEEKGIKTHFIKKINERDQLCRSVEIVMVEVIVRNIIAGSMAKRVGIEEGTVPPNTIFEICYKNDDFGDPLINDHHAVAMGLATYDELNTIYDMTAKINEIMKAFFDDLGITLVDFKLEFGRTKDGEIILADEISPDTCRLWDKKTGEKLDKDRFRRDLGNIEGAYKEILSRLGGK from the coding sequence ATGTATGAAGGAAAAGCCAAACAGGTTTTTCAGACTGAAAATGAGAATGAGGTTCTGATCCGTTACAAGGATGACGCGACGGCGTTCAACGGAGAAAAAAAAGGTCAGATTATCGGAAAGGGTGAAATCAACAACAGTATCACATCCATCCTCTTCACTTTGCTCGAGGAAAAGGGAATAAAAACCCATTTCATTAAGAAGATAAATGAAAGAGATCAGCTCTGCCGCTCTGTCGAAATCGTTATGGTAGAAGTGATAGTCAGAAATATCATTGCCGGCAGTATGGCCAAAAGAGTCGGAATCGAAGAGGGAACTGTCCCCCCCAATACGATTTTTGAAATCTGCTACAAAAATGATGATTTCGGAGATCCTCTTATCAATGATCATCACGCTGTAGCCATGGGACTGGCAACATATGATGAGTTGAACACGATTTATGATATGACAGCTAAGATTAATGAAATCATGAAGGCTTTTTTTGACGATCTGGGGATTACCCTGGTCGACTTCAAGCTGGAATTCGGCAGAACAAAAGATGGAGAAATCATTCTGGCTGATGAAATCAGCCCCGATACATGCCGTCTCTGGGATAAAAAGACCGGAGAGAAACTGGACAAGGACCGCTTCAGAAGAGATCTCGGAAATATTGAAGGCGCATACAAAGAGATTCTCAGCAGGCTGGGGGGAAAATGA
- the purM gene encoding phosphoribosylformylglycinamidine cyclo-ligase yields MITYKDSGVDKEEGYRAVDLIKESVRKTQGPEVLNRLGGFGSLYELGKYENPVLVSGTDGVGTKLAVALDKKVYDTVGIDCFAMCANDILCHGARPLFFLDYIACGKLEADVSSQIVKGITTACLESGTALVGGETAEMPGFYKDGDYDVAGFCVGVAEKSKLTGPEKAVEGDVVIGIASSGVHSNGFSLIRKLVKNLDEDFHGEPVWKELIKPTRLYIKPVLSLLEKYDIHSMAHITGGGLRENAPRSVAEGLGIEIDRDKIVIPDIFRYLEKKGVPHEDMWNTFNMGIGFLLVVPENEVDDILSDLSAFSMDASVIGKVIKGERFCFA; encoded by the coding sequence ATGATTACCTATAAAGACAGCGGAGTTGATAAAGAAGAGGGCTACAGAGCTGTAGACCTGATCAAGGAATCGGTCAGAAAAACCCAGGGACCGGAAGTACTCAACAGACTGGGCGGATTCGGTTCTCTATACGAACTTGGCAAATACGAGAATCCCGTTCTGGTTTCCGGAACAGACGGCGTTGGAACAAAACTGGCTGTCGCCCTGGATAAAAAGGTGTATGACACTGTGGGGATCGACTGTTTCGCCATGTGCGCCAATGATATTCTCTGTCATGGAGCCAGACCTCTGTTCTTTCTGGATTATATAGCCTGCGGAAAACTGGAGGCGGATGTCTCTTCGCAGATTGTAAAAGGCATTACAACGGCTTGTCTTGAGTCGGGAACAGCTCTTGTAGGCGGCGAAACAGCTGAAATGCCCGGTTTCTATAAGGATGGCGATTATGATGTGGCCGGTTTCTGTGTGGGTGTTGCGGAAAAAAGCAAACTGACGGGACCGGAAAAAGCTGTTGAGGGAGATGTCGTTATCGGCATTGCATCCTCCGGTGTTCACAGTAACGGATTCAGCCTGATCAGAAAGCTGGTGAAAAATCTCGATGAGGATTTTCACGGTGAGCCGGTCTGGAAAGAACTGATAAAACCGACAAGGCTCTATATAAAGCCTGTTCTCTCGCTTCTTGAAAAATACGATATACACTCTATGGCTCATATCACCGGTGGCGGCTTGAGAGAAAATGCGCCCCGCTCCGTAGCGGAAGGTCTGGGGATCGAAATCGATCGTGATAAAATCGTCATTCCCGATATATTCCGTTATCTTGAAAAGAAAGGCGTGCCCCATGAAGACATGTGGAACACTTTCAATATGGGAATCGGGTTTCTTCTTGTCGTTCCCGAAAATGAGGTTGATGATATACTTTCCGATCTTTCCGCATTTTCCATGGACGCTTCAGTTATCGGCAAAGTGATTAAGGGAGAACGGTTTTGCTTCGCGTAG